From Humibacter ginsenosidimutans, a single genomic window includes:
- a CDS encoding NADPH-dependent F420 reductase, whose protein sequence is MTSISVIGTGNMGSAIAGLAKKGGASVQIVDRAGAKAQDAAAALGATPAVFGDALTGDIVVLALPYPALDDVVTTYGAALDGKTVVDLTNPVDFATFDALTVPADSSAAAQLQATLPDAHVVKAFNTNFAATLASGTVGGEPTTVVIAGDDDAAKSELVELFTAAGLKVADAGALKRARELEAVGFLQMVLAVREHISWTGGFGVHA, encoded by the coding sequence ATGACCAGCATCTCGGTGATCGGCACCGGCAACATGGGATCAGCCATCGCGGGTCTCGCGAAGAAGGGCGGCGCGAGCGTGCAGATCGTCGACCGCGCCGGTGCGAAGGCCCAGGATGCCGCGGCCGCGCTCGGCGCGACCCCCGCGGTCTTCGGCGACGCGCTCACCGGCGACATCGTCGTGCTCGCCCTCCCCTACCCGGCGCTGGATGACGTCGTGACGACCTACGGTGCAGCGCTCGACGGCAAGACCGTCGTCGACCTGACCAACCCCGTCGACTTCGCCACATTCGACGCGCTCACCGTGCCCGCCGATTCCTCCGCCGCCGCACAGCTGCAGGCGACACTGCCGGACGCGCACGTCGTGAAGGCGTTCAACACCAACTTCGCCGCGACCCTCGCCAGCGGCACCGTCGGCGGCGAGCCGACGACCGTGGTGATCGCAGGCGACGACGACGCAGCGAAGTCCGAGCTGGTCGAGCTGTTCACCGCGGCCGGCCTGAAGGTCGCCGACGCGGGGGCGCTGAAGCGCGCTCGCGAGCTCGAGGCCGTCGGATTCCTGCAGATGGTGCTCGCGGTGCGCGAGCACATCAGTTGGACCGGTGGCTTCGGCGTGCACGCCTGA
- a CDS encoding glycosyltransferase family 87 protein has protein sequence MRSDAAQTPPLPPAQTPLRASAPARYRARLSAWVKDARRSRTAVWVAFALVHLGIAAVVLPFGQFYLGDVHRVYLPWAMHAIHGHGVVGIDTAWVYPIGALVPVLLPALAGASAYGAAWMLMVTALDAVAVVALTARGEARRMDAAWWWLAFVALLGPIALTRLDTVSVPIAMLALLWLATRPRTAVALLTIATWIKVWPAALLLAVLVCVRSRARTIIVALTTSAAIVAMPVLLGAGGRLFSFIGTQDSRGLQVEAPVSTVWMWAAVFHLGGARIFYDKTLNTFQVTGDGSHIAASMMTPVLLITIIGVAALGTRAAFRRDERALPVLALALVLAFMLFDKVLSPQYIPWLAAPVVYGLVQQPHRFRFAALLTLAIAAATQAFYPWAYRFVLAAEPLALGALLARNVALCVLFGWSVVRLWRGSSAPVDARARPTQFALVDPAA, from the coding sequence ATGCGGTCCGACGCGGCACAGACTCCGCCTCTCCCGCCGGCACAGACTCCCCTCCGGGCCTCGGCGCCGGCCCGGTATCGCGCACGCCTGAGCGCCTGGGTGAAGGATGCCCGCCGGTCGCGCACAGCCGTCTGGGTCGCCTTCGCGCTCGTGCACCTCGGCATCGCAGCGGTCGTGCTGCCGTTCGGCCAGTTCTATCTCGGCGACGTGCACAGGGTCTATCTCCCCTGGGCAATGCATGCCATTCACGGGCACGGCGTCGTCGGCATCGACACCGCGTGGGTCTATCCGATCGGCGCACTGGTTCCCGTTCTGCTGCCCGCGCTCGCTGGCGCATCCGCCTACGGAGCCGCGTGGATGCTCATGGTCACCGCACTCGACGCGGTCGCCGTCGTCGCGCTGACGGCGCGAGGCGAGGCGCGACGCATGGATGCCGCGTGGTGGTGGCTCGCGTTCGTCGCCCTTCTCGGCCCCATCGCGCTCACCCGCCTCGACACGGTCTCGGTGCCGATCGCGATGCTCGCGTTGCTCTGGCTGGCAACCCGGCCGAGAACGGCCGTCGCACTGCTCACCATCGCCACGTGGATCAAGGTGTGGCCCGCCGCCCTGCTGCTCGCCGTGCTCGTATGCGTGCGGTCGCGCGCACGCACGATCATCGTCGCCCTCACGACCTCCGCTGCCATCGTCGCCATGCCCGTGCTGCTCGGAGCAGGCGGGCGGCTCTTCAGCTTCATCGGCACACAAGACTCACGAGGGCTGCAGGTGGAGGCGCCCGTGTCGACCGTCTGGATGTGGGCGGCCGTCTTCCATCTGGGCGGCGCGCGCATCTTCTACGACAAGACCCTGAACACGTTCCAGGTGACCGGCGACGGCAGCCACATCGCGGCATCCATGATGACTCCCGTGCTGCTCATCACGATCATCGGGGTTGCGGCGCTCGGCACGCGTGCCGCGTTCCGCCGCGACGAACGCGCTCTTCCGGTGCTCGCTCTCGCGCTGGTGCTCGCGTTCATGCTCTTCGACAAGGTGCTGTCGCCGCAGTACATCCCGTGGCTCGCCGCTCCGGTCGTCTACGGGTTGGTGCAGCAGCCGCACCGGTTCAGGTTCGCCGCGCTGCTCACGCTGGCAATCGCCGCCGCCACCCAGGCGTTCTATCCGTGGGCGTACCGGTTCGTGCTCGCGGCCGAACCACTCGCGCTGGGAGCTCTTCTAGCACGCAACGTCGCACTCTGCGTGCTCTTCGGCTGGAGCGTCGTGCGACTCTGGCGAGGGTCGAGTGCACCGGTGGATGCCCGTGCGCGGCCCACGCAGTTCGCCTTGGTCGACCCCGCGGCCTGA
- a CDS encoding NAD(P)H-dependent flavin oxidoreductase translates to METVNELTAMLGIDTPIVLAPFGGLSSVELTATVSERGGLGSYGLYGYDAERIRSTVDALRAATARPFAVNLWLPTGTERDPSDAEYARALEATGPLFAEVGIEPPTRPERFLPSFDEQLQAVLDARPAVLSVVFGVPDAAVVQAAHERGIRVVGTATTVDEARVLAEGGVDAVVATGAEAAGHRVSFLEPADHSLVGTFALVPQVRDVVDIPVIAAGGVADRRGVAAALALGADGVQVGTAFLRTRQSAANDAHRAAIAETPAHRSVLTRAMSGRLARGASNRAIETLERADAIAPFPAQNWLTGRFRAAAGAQGKGELQSLWLGQASRLALLDDASAVFDELRAGLG, encoded by the coding sequence ATGGAGACCGTGAACGAACTGACCGCGATGCTCGGCATCGACACGCCCATCGTGCTCGCGCCGTTCGGCGGGCTCTCCTCGGTCGAACTGACTGCTACGGTCAGCGAGCGCGGCGGCCTCGGTTCGTACGGGCTCTACGGCTACGACGCCGAGCGCATCCGCAGCACCGTGGATGCCCTGCGTGCGGCGACCGCGCGCCCGTTCGCCGTCAACCTGTGGCTGCCGACCGGCACAGAGCGCGACCCGAGCGATGCGGAGTACGCCAGGGCTCTCGAGGCGACGGGTCCGCTGTTCGCCGAGGTCGGCATCGAGCCGCCCACGCGACCCGAGCGATTTCTCCCGTCGTTCGACGAGCAGCTGCAGGCCGTGCTCGACGCACGGCCGGCGGTCCTGAGCGTGGTGTTCGGTGTGCCGGATGCCGCGGTGGTGCAAGCGGCGCACGAGCGCGGCATCCGCGTGGTCGGCACCGCCACCACGGTCGATGAGGCACGCGTGCTCGCCGAGGGAGGCGTGGACGCGGTCGTCGCGACCGGCGCAGAGGCCGCAGGCCACCGGGTCTCGTTCCTCGAACCGGCCGATCACTCCCTCGTCGGCACGTTCGCGCTCGTTCCCCAGGTGCGCGACGTCGTCGACATCCCCGTGATCGCGGCCGGCGGTGTGGCCGACCGTCGTGGGGTCGCCGCAGCGCTCGCGCTCGGAGCCGACGGTGTTCAGGTGGGCACCGCCTTCTTGCGCACCAGGCAGTCGGCGGCGAACGACGCGCATCGCGCGGCCATCGCCGAGACCCCCGCGCATCGCAGCGTGCTCACCAGGGCGATGAGCGGTCGGCTGGCCAGAGGAGCCTCGAATCGAGCGATCGAGACGCTCGAACGCGCGGATGCCATCGCGCCGTTCCCCGCGCAGAACTGGCTCACCGGGCGGTTCCGTGCGGCGGCGGGCGCGCAGGGCAAGGGCGAGCTGCAGTCGCTGTGGCTCGGGCAGGCCAGCAGGCTGGCGCTGCTGGACGACGCATCCGCCGTGTTCGACGAGTTGAGGGCGGGCCTCGGCTGA
- a CDS encoding helix-turn-helix transcriptional regulator, whose translation MTEQPIASAEAAALQPTARRRTLDVLAAARHPLDAQAVATALDVHVTTARFHLDQLEAAGLVQRRAARENRPGRPRMVYALSASLREADAREQLIEVLARALSDSVTDEVAPGKSAAVHAGERWADEIVEEESASARSVPADPVDELVGVLDSLGFEPEVGDGEILMRACPFRTAARDRPDVVCAVHRGLIARMLGDEPDGKGAQRLHPFVEPELCVVTLPGRA comes from the coding sequence ATGACCGAGCAGCCCATCGCCTCCGCGGAGGCCGCCGCACTGCAGCCGACGGCACGTCGACGCACGCTCGACGTGCTCGCGGCGGCGCGGCATCCCCTCGACGCCCAGGCCGTGGCCACAGCGCTCGACGTGCACGTGACGACCGCGCGCTTCCACCTCGACCAGCTGGAAGCGGCGGGCCTGGTGCAACGCCGGGCGGCACGCGAGAACCGGCCGGGCCGGCCGCGCATGGTCTACGCGCTGAGCGCGAGCCTGCGTGAGGCGGATGCCAGGGAGCAGCTCATCGAGGTGCTCGCCCGTGCGCTCTCGGACTCCGTGACCGACGAGGTCGCACCGGGAAAGTCGGCTGCTGTGCACGCCGGCGAGCGCTGGGCCGACGAGATCGTCGAGGAGGAATCGGCGTCGGCGCGGTCCGTGCCCGCCGACCCCGTGGACGAGCTGGTCGGGGTTCTCGACTCCCTCGGCTTCGAGCCGGAGGTCGGCGACGGGGAGATCCTCATGCGGGCGTGCCCGTTCCGCACGGCGGCACGAGACCGTCCCGACGTGGTGTGCGCCGTGCACAGAGGCCTCATCGCGCGGATGCTCGGCGACGAGCCCGATGGGAAGGGTGCTCAGAGGCTCCACCCGTTCGTGGAGCCGGAGCTCTGCGTGGTGACGCTGCCCGGGCGAGCGTGA
- a CDS encoding group III truncated hemoglobin: MTTTDLRHDPQQRDLATRDDVITLVTTFYTRAFDDPLLGPIFTDVAHMDLDHHLPIMADFWQTALFNAGLYHRNALQLHYVLHARHPLDARHFERWLELWTATVDDLYAGEAADRAKEQARLIAGSIQRRLQGRSGSRFESIGQRGAPPHEMVQG; encoded by the coding sequence GTGACGACGACCGACCTGCGTCACGATCCGCAGCAGCGCGATCTGGCCACCCGTGACGACGTGATCACTCTTGTGACCACGTTCTACACGCGCGCCTTCGACGATCCGCTGCTCGGCCCGATCTTCACCGACGTCGCGCACATGGACCTCGACCACCACCTGCCGATCATGGCCGACTTCTGGCAGACCGCGCTCTTCAACGCGGGGCTGTATCACCGCAACGCGCTGCAGCTGCACTACGTGCTGCACGCGCGGCATCCGCTGGACGCGCGCCACTTCGAACGCTGGCTCGAGTTGTGGACCGCGACGGTCGACGACCTCTACGCGGGCGAGGCCGCCGACCGGGCCAAAGAACAGGCGCGGCTCATCGCAGGATCGATCCAGCGCAGGCTGCAAGGGCGCTCCGGCAGCCGATTCGAGTCGATCGGACAGCGCGGTGCACCGCCGCATGAGATGGTGCAGGGATGA
- a CDS encoding ROK family transcriptional regulator: MKSEDASIPAHLVGRPSLLRSFNDRMMLGLLFDRGRLSKAELGAASRLSKPTVGQSLARLAELGLVRVSGSRTGRPGPAAAVFEIDPSVGSVVVVDVGDDDVRGIAVTTGGISTPEVRVHPGGRDVVAVLKEIYGPLTRDLPLADGAEHVMVVAVSGAYDPRADLVHESGHLSSRIKGLDRPGLLRRLRHEFGSGVAVENDVNLVALAEHAEGVAVGAATTALFWADYGVGAAGVIDGRIHRGATGGAGELAYLPVAGATATSSDDPKGGFQVWAGGEAVTALGTMSGLTGTPVQMLETAAANEDAHDDFLTAVAERYAKGISAMVVVLDPDIVVLSGRFAFAGGDVLSSRVADCVAEQSMRPVPVLLGALSESPVLAGAMSLARRLQRSALLDRVDAPV; encoded by the coding sequence GTGAAGTCTGAGGATGCCTCTATCCCCGCACACCTGGTGGGGAGACCGAGTCTGCTGCGATCCTTCAACGATCGCATGATGCTCGGACTGCTCTTCGATCGTGGTCGGCTCTCGAAGGCCGAGCTGGGCGCCGCGAGCAGACTGTCGAAGCCGACGGTCGGGCAGAGCCTCGCCCGGTTGGCCGAACTCGGCCTGGTCCGGGTCAGTGGATCGCGGACGGGACGTCCCGGTCCGGCGGCAGCCGTCTTCGAGATCGACCCCTCCGTGGGTTCGGTCGTGGTCGTCGACGTCGGAGACGACGACGTGCGCGGGATCGCCGTGACGACGGGTGGCATCTCCACGCCCGAGGTGCGCGTCCATCCGGGCGGGCGCGACGTGGTCGCTGTGCTGAAGGAGATCTACGGCCCGCTGACCCGCGACCTGCCTCTGGCCGACGGTGCGGAACACGTGATGGTCGTCGCGGTGTCTGGTGCATACGATCCTCGTGCCGACCTCGTGCACGAAAGCGGGCACCTCTCCTCGAGGATCAAAGGCCTTGATCGTCCAGGACTGCTCCGGCGGCTCCGCCACGAGTTCGGGTCGGGGGTCGCGGTGGAGAACGACGTCAACCTCGTCGCGCTCGCCGAACACGCGGAGGGTGTGGCTGTCGGCGCCGCGACCACCGCTCTGTTCTGGGCGGACTACGGCGTGGGTGCTGCGGGGGTCATCGACGGCAGGATCCACCGCGGCGCGACGGGCGGTGCGGGCGAGCTCGCCTACCTGCCGGTGGCCGGAGCCACGGCGACCTCGAGCGACGACCCGAAGGGCGGCTTCCAGGTGTGGGCGGGCGGCGAGGCGGTGACCGCGCTCGGCACGATGAGCGGGCTCACGGGGACGCCCGTGCAGATGCTCGAGACCGCGGCAGCGAACGAGGATGCCCACGACGACTTCCTCACGGCGGTCGCCGAACGCTATGCGAAAGGCATCAGCGCCATGGTCGTCGTGCTCGACCCCGACATCGTCGTGCTCTCCGGCCGCTTCGCCTTCGCGGGAGGCGACGTGCTCAGCTCGCGCGTGGCCGACTGCGTGGCCGAGCAGTCGATGCGACCCGTGCCCGTTCTGCTCGGGGCGTTGAGCGAGTCCCCGGTGCTGGCGGGCGCGATGTCGCTCGCCCGACGCCTGCAGCGCAGCGCGCTCCTCGATCGCGTGGATGCGCCCGTGTGA
- a CDS encoding ABC transporter ATP-binding protein, giving the protein MTDAEAEGFETRASRAPQPVGETRASGPAGEASVIQARGLTRRFVSGGETVEACRQIDLDVLPGEFVVIRGRSGAGKTTLLSLISGLTRPSEGSVRVLDVDVEASTEARLVDLRRTELSVIPQEFGLLDALTAAENVEVPLRLDEADARTRDAAVTAALEAVGLGKHTRQRPPELSGGQQQRVAVARALVRPGRLLLADEPTGSLDSATASVITDVLHDLARSRGVAVLVTTHDPVVVAKADRVLQMHDGHVTAA; this is encoded by the coding sequence ATGACTGACGCGGAGGCGGAGGGTTTCGAGACGCGCGCTTCGCGTGCTCCTCAACCGGTGGGAGAGACGCGCGCTTCGGGTCCGGCGGGAGAGGCGTCCGTGATCCAGGCGCGCGGCCTGACACGACGATTCGTCAGCGGCGGCGAGACCGTCGAGGCGTGCCGCCAGATCGACCTCGACGTGCTGCCGGGCGAATTCGTCGTGATCCGCGGCCGTTCGGGAGCGGGAAAGACCACGCTGCTCTCCCTGATCTCCGGTCTCACCCGACCCTCCGAAGGCTCGGTGCGTGTGCTCGACGTGGACGTCGAGGCGTCGACAGAAGCGCGCCTCGTCGACCTGCGTCGCACGGAGCTTTCCGTGATCCCGCAGGAGTTCGGCCTGCTCGACGCGCTGACCGCAGCCGAGAATGTGGAGGTGCCATTGCGCCTCGACGAGGCGGATGCCCGCACCCGCGACGCGGCCGTCACCGCCGCGCTCGAGGCGGTCGGCCTCGGCAAGCACACCAGGCAGCGTCCGCCGGAGCTCTCGGGTGGCCAGCAGCAGCGGGTCGCCGTGGCGCGCGCGCTCGTACGTCCGGGAAGGCTCTTGCTCGCGGACGAGCCGACGGGATCGCTCGACTCGGCGACGGCATCCGTCATCACCGACGTGCTGCACGACCTGGCACGATCGCGCGGCGTCGCGGTGCTGGTGACGACGCACGACCCGGTCGTGGTGGCGAAGGCCGACCGCGTGCTGCAGATGCACGACGGGCACGTCACCGCGGCGTGA
- a CDS encoding ABC transporter ATP-binding protein, which produces MNPQPTAVAEAQPQPQRDSAIACRGLVRIYAAKGIEVQALQGLDLDIASGELVAIVGASGSGKSTLLGILSAHDRPTAGTAVVAGMPVQALTRAQRLHYRRRVVGFVWQNTERNLVPYLSIEDNLTLARSLGSGRRPAGARSTTAAQLVELMGIGDVLGRLPGEISGGQRQRAAIAVGLVNEPEVLLADEPTGELDDATSAEVLEMMRLVNHELGTTTLIVTHDATVSEHVGRTIQIRDGRISSEVFRDHHDILSGSGVHREFTVVDSVGRMQLPTEYLAALQIRDRARLELLEDHVGVFPETPRQPAPTAEGRPEPRQKPEPKEGDDD; this is translated from the coding sequence GTGAATCCGCAACCCACGGCTGTCGCGGAGGCGCAGCCGCAACCGCAGAGAGACTCGGCCATCGCGTGCCGTGGCCTCGTGCGCATCTACGCGGCGAAGGGCATCGAGGTGCAGGCGCTGCAGGGACTCGACCTCGACATCGCGTCGGGCGAACTCGTGGCCATCGTCGGGGCGTCGGGGTCGGGCAAGTCGACCTTGCTGGGCATCCTCTCGGCCCACGACCGACCGACGGCGGGAACGGCCGTGGTCGCTGGGATGCCCGTGCAGGCGCTGACCCGCGCGCAGCGGCTGCACTACCGGCGCCGGGTGGTGGGCTTCGTGTGGCAGAACACCGAGCGCAACCTGGTGCCCTACCTGAGCATCGAAGACAACCTGACGCTCGCGAGGTCGCTGGGCTCGGGCCGTCGTCCTGCCGGCGCCCGATCGACCACGGCGGCCCAGCTCGTCGAGCTGATGGGAATCGGGGATGTGCTGGGCCGGCTGCCAGGGGAGATCTCCGGCGGGCAGCGGCAACGCGCCGCCATCGCGGTGGGACTGGTCAACGAGCCCGAGGTGCTGCTGGCAGACGAGCCGACCGGTGAGCTCGACGACGCGACCAGCGCTGAGGTGCTGGAGATGATGCGGCTGGTGAATCACGAGCTCGGCACGACGACGCTCATCGTCACGCACGACGCGACCGTGTCTGAGCATGTGGGGCGGACCATCCAGATTCGCGACGGCCGCATCTCGAGCGAGGTGTTCCGCGATCACCACGACATCCTGAGCGGCAGTGGGGTGCACCGGGAGTTCACGGTCGTCGACTCCGTGGGGCGCATGCAGCTGCCGACGGAGTACCTCGCGGCGCTGCAGATCCGCGATCGTGCACGGCTCGAGCTGCTGGAAGACCACGTCGGTGTGTTCCCTGAGACGCCGCGGCAGCCCGCGCCGACGGCGGAGGGACGGCCGGAGCCCCGGCAGAAGCCGGAGCCGAAGGAGGGTGACGATGACTGA